Proteins from one Sarcophilus harrisii chromosome 2, mSarHar1.11, whole genome shotgun sequence genomic window:
- the ZBTB26 gene encoding zinc finger and BTB domain-containing protein 26, which translates to MSERTDLLRFKFENYGDSMLQKMNKLREENKFCDVAVHIDDIEVQGHKIVFAAGSPFLRDQFLLNDSREIKISIMQRSEVGRQLLLSCYSGILEFPEMELVNYLTAASFLQMSHIVERCTQALWKFIKPKQPLEGKEECEQQSDSSESKEQQVDDRDSQEQDSPCIQPSEFSMDMEDSDIQIVKVESIGEVSEVRNKKDQNQFISSEPSALHSSEPQHCFINSTVENRVNEIEQNHLHNYALSYAGSDNIIMASKDLFGFNNRGIDKGFQWHHQCPKCTRVFRHLENYANHLKMHKLFMCLLCGKTFTQKGNLHRHMRVHAGIKPFQCKICGKTFSQKCSLQDHLNLHSGDKPHKCNYCDMVFAHKPVLRKHLKQLHGKNSFDNANERNVQDLTVDFDSFVCTTVTETKGCQQPSDASQVLDAGKLAQAVLTIRSDGTCVN; encoded by the coding sequence ATGTCTGAAAGAACAGATCTCCTTCGCTTCAAGTTTGAAAATTATGGAGATTCAATGTtacaaaaaatgaacaagttaagagaagaaaataagttttGTGACGTCGCAGTTCATATAGATGATATTGAGGTTCAGGGACATAAAATTGTGTTTGCTGCAGGCTCACCCTTCCTAAGAGACCAATTTTTATTGAATGATTCCAGAGAAATAAAGATTTCCATAATGCAGAGATCAGAAGTGGGGAGACAATTGCTGCTATCCTGTTATAGTGGCATTCTGGAATTTCCTGAGATGGAACTGGTAAATTATTTGACAGCTGCAAGCTTTCTTCAGATGAGCCACATTGTAGAACGATGCACACAGGCCCTTTGGAAGTTTATAAAGCCCAAGCAGCCTTTGGAAGGCAAAGAGGAATGTGAACAGCAGAGTGATTCTTCAGAATCAAAAGAACAGCAGGTAGATGACAGAGACTCACAGGAGCAGGATTCCCCCTGTATTCAACCCTCTGAGTTTAGTATGGATATGGAAGACAGTGACATTCAGATTGTTAAAGTAGAATCAATTGGGGAGGTTTCAGAAGTCAGgaataaaaaagatcaaaatcaGTTTATTTCTTCTGAACCATCTGCTTTACATTCCTCAGAACCCCAGCACTGCTTCATTAATTCAACTGTGGAAAACAGAGTAAATGAAATTGAACAAAACCATCTCCACAATTATGCTCTTTCTTATGCAGGTAGTGATAATATCATTATGGCCTCTAAAGATTTGTTTGGTTTTAATAATCGTGGCATAGACAAAGGCTTTCAGTGGCATCACCAGTGCCCAAAGTGTACCAGGGTGTTCCGTCATCTAGAGAACTATGCTAACCACTTAAAAATGCATAAACTCTTTATGTGTTTACTCTGCGGAAAAACATTCACTCAGAAAGGCAACCTCCACCGACATATGCGAGTACATGCAGGCATCAAACCCTTTCAGTGTAAAATCTGTGGGAAAACCTTCTCTCAGAAGTGTTCCTTACAGGATCACCTTAACCTCCATAGTGGAGATAAGCCCCATAAATGTAACTATTGTGACATGGTTTTTGCACATAAACCAGTTTTGAGGAAACACCTGAAGCAGTTGCATGGTAAAAACAGCTTTGATAATGCTAATGAAAGAAATGTGCAAGACCTCACAGTGGATTTTGATTCTTTTGTTTGTACCACAGTAACAGAAACTAAAGGGTGTCAGCAGCCATCAGATGCATCCCAGGTATTAGATGCAGGTAAACTGGCCCAGGCTGTACTGACTATAAGGAGTGATGGTACCTGTGTTAATTAA
- the ZBTB6 gene encoding zinc finger and BTB domain-containing protein 6 isoform X2 produces the protein MAAESDVLHFQFEQQGDAVLQKMNLLRQQNLFCDVSIYINDTEFQGHKVIFAACSTFMRDQFLLNQSKQVRITILQSAEIGRKLLLSCYTGALEVKRKELLKYLTAASYLQMVHIVEKCTEALSKYLEIDSSMKNNSQAAETCHSSYPELKDEDQNIEKDCEIIEISEDSPVNLDIQVKQEKDNVLQPTIQGLILDKKDMKTSEISAVEIGYKNDEICIFRMDSINVPTVESEQFSQPCTSSKTNIYFPETQHSLINSTVESRMTEVPGSHFQGFIGESTEGNVGVTNGLQSLEEGYSWRHQCPKCPRGFLHLENYLRHLKMHKLFLCLQCGKTFTQKKNLNRHIRGHMGIRPFQCSVCLKTFTAKSTLQDHLNIHSGDRPYKCHCCDMDFKHKSALKKHLTSVHGRNSGERANLDIITKVKIDYD, from the coding sequence ATGGCTGCTGAATCTGATGTCCTGCACTTCCAATTTGAGCAGCAAGGTGATGCTGTCCTACAGAAAATGAACCTCTTGAGACAGCAGAATTTATTTTGTGATGTATCCATCTATATCAATGACACGGAATTCCAGGGCCACAAAGTGATTTTTGCTGCTTGCTCCACTTTCATGAGAGATCAGTTTTTACTCAACCAGTCAAAGCAGGTCAGAATCACCATCTTGCAGAGTGCAGAGATTGGCAGAAAGTTATTGCTCTCTTGTTATACTGGTGCACTGGAGGTTAAAAGGAAAGAGCTTTTGAAATATTTGACTGCTGCAAGTTACCTTCAAATGGTACATATTGTGGAGAAGTGCACAGAAGCTTTGTCCAAGTATTTGGAAATAGATTCTTCTATGAAGAACAATAGCCAGGCTGCTGAGACATGTCATTCCTCTTATCCAGAACTAAAGGATGAAGatcaaaatatagagaaagacTGTGAAATAATTGAGATTTCTGAAGACAGTCCTGTAAACTTGGACATCCAAGTTAAACAAGAAAAAGACAATGTTTTGCAGCCTACTATACAGGGCTTGATATTGgacaaaaaagatatgaaaacatCAGAGATTTCAGCAGTTGAAATAgggtataaaaatgatgaaatttgcATCTTCCGAATGGATTCTATCAATGTGCCCACTGTAGAAAGTGAGCAGTTTTCACAACCTTGTacttcttcaaaaacaaatatatattttcctgaaaCACAGCATTCACTGATTAATTCTACAGTGGAAAGTAGGATGACAGAAGTTCCTGGAAGTCACTTTCAGGGATTTATTGGTGAAAGTACAGAAGGCAATGTTGGTGTAACAAATGGACTTCAAAGTCTAGAAGAGGGTTATTCCTGGCGGCACCAGTGCCCTAAGTGTCCACGAGGATTTCTTcatcttgaaaactatctgcgCCATCTGAAAATGCACAAACTGTTTTTGTGTTTGCAGTGTGGAAAAACGTTTACACAGAAGAAAAATCTTAATCGACATATTCGAGGACATATGGGCATACGGCCATTCCAGTGTTCTGtgtgtttaaaaacatttacTGCCAAGAGCACTCTTCAGGACCACTTGAACATTCACAGTGGAGATCGCCCATATAAGTGCCACTGTTGTGATATGGACTTCAAGCACAAATCTGCCCTCAAAAAACACTTAACTTCTGTTCATGGGAGAAATAGTGGTGAAAGGGCAAACCTTGATATCATCACAAAAGTCAAAATAGACTATGATTAG
- the ZBTB6 gene encoding zinc finger and BTB domain-containing protein 6 isoform X1 translates to MAAGICFRFAIQLPVLPPSPQLNRVERPAEGEVGLPRKGFVPGWAKLPDWTAVAPVSAAVARVALLWRAQFPASPQPERRGEVKHLSVTMAAESDVLHFQFEQQGDAVLQKMNLLRQQNLFCDVSIYINDTEFQGHKVIFAACSTFMRDQFLLNQSKQVRITILQSAEIGRKLLLSCYTGALEVKRKELLKYLTAASYLQMVHIVEKCTEALSKYLEIDSSMKNNSQAAETCHSSYPELKDEDQNIEKDCEIIEISEDSPVNLDIQVKQEKDNVLQPTIQGLILDKKDMKTSEISAVEIGYKNDEICIFRMDSINVPTVESEQFSQPCTSSKTNIYFPETQHSLINSTVESRMTEVPGSHFQGFIGESTEGNVGVTNGLQSLEEGYSWRHQCPKCPRGFLHLENYLRHLKMHKLFLCLQCGKTFTQKKNLNRHIRGHMGIRPFQCSVCLKTFTAKSTLQDHLNIHSGDRPYKCHCCDMDFKHKSALKKHLTSVHGRNSGERANLDIITKVKIDYD, encoded by the exons ATGGCCGCTGGGATATGCTTCCGGTTCGCTATTCAGCTCCCCGTCTTACCGCCGTCGCCCCAGCTGAATCGGGTGGAGCGGCCAGCGGAGGGTGAAGTAGGCTTACCCCGGAAGGGTTTTGTCCCAGGCTGGGCCAAACTTCCGGACTGGACAGCCGTTGCTCCCGTCTCCGCAGCTGTTGCCCGAGTGGCCTTGCTTTGGAGGGCGCAGTTTCCTGCCAGTCCACAGCCGGAACGC AGAGGAGAAGTGAAACATCTAAG tgtGACCATGGCTGCTGAATCTGATGTCCTGCACTTCCAATTTGAGCAGCAAGGTGATGCTGTCCTACAGAAAATGAACCTCTTGAGACAGCAGAATTTATTTTGTGATGTATCCATCTATATCAATGACACGGAATTCCAGGGCCACAAAGTGATTTTTGCTGCTTGCTCCACTTTCATGAGAGATCAGTTTTTACTCAACCAGTCAAAGCAGGTCAGAATCACCATCTTGCAGAGTGCAGAGATTGGCAGAAAGTTATTGCTCTCTTGTTATACTGGTGCACTGGAGGTTAAAAGGAAAGAGCTTTTGAAATATTTGACTGCTGCAAGTTACCTTCAAATGGTACATATTGTGGAGAAGTGCACAGAAGCTTTGTCCAAGTATTTGGAAATAGATTCTTCTATGAAGAACAATAGCCAGGCTGCTGAGACATGTCATTCCTCTTATCCAGAACTAAAGGATGAAGatcaaaatatagagaaagacTGTGAAATAATTGAGATTTCTGAAGACAGTCCTGTAAACTTGGACATCCAAGTTAAACAAGAAAAAGACAATGTTTTGCAGCCTACTATACAGGGCTTGATATTGgacaaaaaagatatgaaaacatCAGAGATTTCAGCAGTTGAAATAgggtataaaaatgatgaaatttgcATCTTCCGAATGGATTCTATCAATGTGCCCACTGTAGAAAGTGAGCAGTTTTCACAACCTTGTacttcttcaaaaacaaatatatattttcctgaaaCACAGCATTCACTGATTAATTCTACAGTGGAAAGTAGGATGACAGAAGTTCCTGGAAGTCACTTTCAGGGATTTATTGGTGAAAGTACAGAAGGCAATGTTGGTGTAACAAATGGACTTCAAAGTCTAGAAGAGGGTTATTCCTGGCGGCACCAGTGCCCTAAGTGTCCACGAGGATTTCTTcatcttgaaaactatctgcgCCATCTGAAAATGCACAAACTGTTTTTGTGTTTGCAGTGTGGAAAAACGTTTACACAGAAGAAAAATCTTAATCGACATATTCGAGGACATATGGGCATACGGCCATTCCAGTGTTCTGtgtgtttaaaaacatttacTGCCAAGAGCACTCTTCAGGACCACTTGAACATTCACAGTGGAGATCGCCCATATAAGTGCCACTGTTGTGATATGGACTTCAAGCACAAATCTGCCCTCAAAAAACACTTAACTTCTGTTCATGGGAGAAATAGTGGTGAAAGGGCAAACCTTGATATCATCACAAAAGTCAAAATAGACTATGATTAG